A window from Erythrolamprus reginae isolate rEryReg1 chromosome 9, rEryReg1.hap1, whole genome shotgun sequence encodes these proteins:
- the SETD6 gene encoding N-lysine methyltransferase SETD6 — translation MAAKRARRDSPASPARALPAFLRWCAEAGVELSAKVGVSREGTADAYGLVARESLRAGEELFRIPRTALLSQHTGALAPLLREEAASLRSPSGWVPLLVSLLYECTASASRWGPYFSLWPQFAHLDQPMFWGPEERARLLQGTGVLEAVEKDLANIEMEYSSIILPFLKAHPDLFDPKVHTLELYRRLVAFVMAYSFQEPLNEEEEEEEEEPNPPVMVPLADLLNHVANHNANLEYTPECLKMVTTQPIHKGQEIFNTYGEMANWQLLHMYGFAEAYPGNTNDSADIQMSTLLKAALQATDTDTGEKLVLDQWNFLCHQEMVGEEGAFVIGWERIFTEEELSVALQVLTMSAEEFKEFKDQEEKANGRGTPCWIQSVTMIPSLSVAQKKLLFDATTLTLKAFSSSLKEEETMLGDRQAYLKLSSREQFALQVRYGQKMILHRLLELAK, via the exons ATGGCGGCGAAGAGGGCCCGGCGCGACTCCCCGGCGTCTCCCGCGCGTGCCCTGCCCGCCTTTCTGCGCTGGTGCGCCGAAGCCGGCGTGGAGCTGAGCGCCAAG GTGGGCGTGAGCCGCGAGGGCACCGCGGACGCCTACGGGCtggtagccagggagagcctgcgCGCCGGCGAGGAGCTCTTCCGCATCCCCAGGACGGCGCTCCTGTCCCAGCACACCGGCGCCCTCGCGCCCCTCCTGCGGGAAG AAGCGGCCTCCCTCCGGAGCCCCTCGGGCTGGGTCCccctcctcgtctccctcctCTACGAGTGTACCGCGAGCGCTTCCCGTTGGGGCCCTTATTTCTCCCTCTGGCCCCAGTTCGCCCATTTGGACCAGCCCATGTTCTG GGGTCCTGAAGAACGGGCCCGGCTTCTGCAAGGGACAGGAGTCCTCGAAGCTGTGGAGAAAGACTTGGCCAATATCGAGATGGAGTATTCCTCTATCATCTTGCCTTTCCTGAAGGCCCACCCAGATCTTTTCGACCCGAAGGTCCACACCCTGGAGCTCTATCGGAGGCTGGTGGCATTTGTCATGGCTTATAG TTTCCAAGAACCTctgaatgaggaggaggaggaggaggaagaagaacctAATCCTCCCGTGATGGTGCCCCTGGCAGATCTTCTAAATCACGTGGCCAACCACAATGCCAACTTGGAATACACTCCG GAGTGCTTGAAAATGGTCACCACTCAGCCTATCCACAAAGGCCAGGAGATCTTCAACACTTACGGAGAAATGGCTAACTGGCAGCTCCTCCACATGTATGGCTTCGCTGAGGCCTACCCAGGCAACACCAACGACTCAGCTGACATCCAGATGTCGACGCTTCTGAAAGCTGCACTTCAAG CCACAGATACAGACACGGGAGAGAAGCTGGTTCTGGACCAATGGAACTTTCTTTGCCATCAGGAAATGGTGGGTGAGGAAGGGGCCTTTGTGATTGGCTGGGAGAGAATTTTCACTGAGGAGGAGCTCTCAGTAGCATTGCAG GTGCTGACTATGTCTGCGGAGGAGTTCAAGGAATTCAAAGACCAAGAGGAAAAGGCCAATGGAAGAGGGACCCCTTGCTGGATCCAGTCCGTTACTATGATACCCAGCCTGAGTGTTGCTCAGAAGAAGCTTCTGTTTGATGCCACAACACTAACACTGAAGGCTTTCTCCTCTAGTCTGAAGGAGGAGGAAACGATGCTGGGAGACCGGCAGGCTTATCTGAAATTAAGCAGCCGAGAGCAATTTGCTCTCCAAGTACGATACGGCCAGAAGATGATTCTGCACCGGTTGCTTGAGCTGGCAAAGTAA